One window of the Rufibacter radiotolerans genome contains the following:
- a CDS encoding DNA/RNA non-specific endonuclease — translation MKHLYRPLLLALLMGFGVSCSVEDVAPDPAMTQTNTSNATATQDNHLTMGNPSAAGTSYSNYLHSKPQFVMSYNSYRGTPNWVSWHLSSAWVGSTPRQDDFRADTSLPSSFYRVQSSDYTGSGFDRGHNCPSADRTLTVADNSATFLMSNMIPQAGPNNQQTWANLENYCRTLINAGNELYIIMGSYGVGGTGSAGYKETLAAGKITVPNRIWKVIVVLPNGTGDAARVTTSTRVIAVNTPNSTSISSSWGSYRTTVDAIESATGYNLLSNVSSSVQSVIEAKVDAGPTQ, via the coding sequence ATGAAACACCTGTACCGTCCCCTGCTTTTGGCCCTTTTGATGGGCTTTGGCGTGTCTTGCTCCGTGGAAGACGTGGCTCCAGACCCGGCCATGACCCAGACCAACACCAGCAATGCCACCGCCACCCAGGACAATCACCTGACCATGGGCAACCCCAGCGCCGCCGGCACCAGCTACAGCAATTACCTGCACAGCAAGCCGCAGTTTGTCATGTCTTACAACAGCTACCGGGGCACGCCCAACTGGGTAAGCTGGCACCTGAGCAGCGCCTGGGTAGGCAGCACACCCCGGCAAGATGACTTTAGGGCAGACACCTCCTTGCCCAGCAGCTTTTACCGCGTGCAGTCCAGTGACTACACCGGCAGCGGTTTTGACCGGGGCCACAACTGCCCGTCAGCAGACCGTACCCTTACCGTGGCAGACAACTCAGCCACGTTCTTAATGTCTAACATGATTCCGCAGGCCGGCCCCAACAACCAGCAGACCTGGGCCAACCTGGAGAACTACTGCCGCACCCTTATCAATGCCGGCAATGAACTCTACATCATCATGGGCAGCTATGGTGTAGGCGGCACCGGAAGCGCCGGTTACAAAGAAACCCTGGCCGCCGGCAAGATCACCGTACCCAATCGCATCTGGAAAGTGATTGTGGTATTACCTAACGGCACCGGTGACGCCGCCCGCGTGACCACCAGTACCCGCGTCATTGCCGTGAACACCCCCAACAGCACCAGCATCAGCAGCAGCTGGGGTTCTTACCGTACCACGGTAGATGCCATTGAATCGGCTACTGGCTATAATCTGTTGTCTAACGTATCATCTAGCGTACAGTCCGTGATTGAGGCCAAGGTAGACGCTGGCCCTACGCAGTAA
- a CDS encoding nuclease A inhibitor family protein, whose amino-acid sequence MSALLPELAQAAQGLLFISESEAPLEPFTLPAGTPAETEASFLEAMGHTGQPVKQVELPYFFRNMVRPSEDPAEQATAARYQALQTWLQTNLQDVKVYRVGQIEIQAYIIGKAPDGTWLGLKTTLIET is encoded by the coding sequence ATGTCTGCTTTATTACCTGAGTTAGCGCAGGCCGCCCAAGGCTTGTTGTTCATAAGCGAGAGCGAGGCCCCTCTGGAACCCTTCACGCTGCCGGCCGGTACCCCCGCCGAGACCGAGGCCAGCTTTCTGGAAGCTATGGGGCATACAGGCCAGCCGGTGAAACAGGTAGAGCTGCCTTACTTTTTCCGGAACATGGTGCGCCCCTCAGAAGACCCCGCAGAGCAGGCTACCGCAGCGCGCTACCAGGCGCTGCAGACCTGGCTGCAAACCAACCTGCAGGACGTGAAAGTGTATAGGGTGGGGCAAATAGAAATACAGGCCTATATCATAGGAAAGGCACCTGATGGCACCTGGCTGGGCCTGAAAACTACCTTGATTGAAACCTAA
- a CDS encoding DnaJ domain-containing protein, which yields MKNNYYHILGVTSKASTAEIKAAYKRLALKFHPDKNPGNQHAEERFKQVNEAYQVLSNPRRRASFDLQQQYELHQRQGQAYATPRYHHTRQPAGFQERHYRERPKQHNFSRRDLQIIIGVVLLVVLLVLGLKLGWNQIASGRAMQRAQEAELKMNWAQAHDAYSTALEYKPGLEEARVKRAGLRLAHLQNPAGAIEDYSQALQEKDAPPARWYAARGKSYLQTRQYQNALQDLNQALTLDSALSAAYLDRALVHLQLEDNWLQAQADLSRYLKTARLSAKDSIEPLLYRAFAYYRTQQYDQAWQDAQEALQTDAQNAKAYYLQAKVKQAQKDSAASCALLSKAARLGFSAAAEEASRLCPPTP from the coding sequence TTGAAAAATAATTATTATCATATACTGGGAGTCACTTCCAAGGCTAGCACCGCTGAGATAAAGGCGGCCTATAAGCGCCTGGCCCTTAAATTCCACCCAGATAAAAACCCCGGGAACCAGCACGCCGAGGAGCGCTTCAAACAGGTGAACGAGGCCTACCAGGTGCTGTCTAACCCACGGCGCCGCGCCTCTTTTGACCTGCAGCAGCAATATGAGCTGCACCAGCGGCAAGGGCAAGCCTACGCTACCCCGCGTTACCACCACACCCGCCAGCCGGCCGGTTTCCAGGAGCGCCATTACCGCGAGCGGCCCAAGCAACACAATTTCTCCAGGCGAGACCTGCAGATCATTATTGGGGTAGTGCTGTTGGTGGTGTTGCTGGTGCTGGGCCTGAAACTGGGCTGGAATCAGATTGCCTCAGGCAGGGCTATGCAGCGGGCCCAGGAAGCAGAGTTGAAAATGAACTGGGCGCAGGCCCATGACGCCTACTCTACTGCCCTGGAATATAAACCAGGTCTGGAGGAAGCACGGGTGAAGCGGGCAGGCCTACGGTTGGCGCATCTGCAGAATCCGGCGGGCGCCATTGAAGACTACTCCCAGGCGCTGCAGGAAAAAGACGCCCCACCGGCCCGCTGGTACGCCGCCCGCGGCAAAAGCTACCTGCAGACCCGGCAATACCAGAACGCCCTGCAAGACCTCAACCAAGCCCTCACCCTGGACAGCGCTCTCTCCGCGGCGTACCTGGACCGGGCCCTGGTGCACCTGCAACTGGAAGACAACTGGCTCCAGGCGCAGGCAGACCTTAGCCGGTACCTGAAAACGGCCAGACTCTCGGCTAAAGATTCAATAGAGCCACTGCTGTACCGGGCCTTTGCCTATTACCGCACGCAGCAGTATGACCAGGCTTGGCAAGATGCCCAGGAAGCACTGCAGACCGATGCCCAAAACGCCAAAGCCTATTACCTGCAAGCCAAGGTTAAGCAGGCCCAAAAAGATTCTGCGGCCAGCTGCGCACTGCTCTCCAAAGCCGCCCGGCTTGGTTTCTCGGCGGCCGCCGAAGAAGCCTCCCGCCTCTGCCCACCCACGCCGTAA
- a CDS encoding phage holin family protein, which yields MAEDKSKTDSIIGNLMGYIDTRLDLIKLDLQIKLKSIFVSTIHGVLLGLVGVMVLLFLNVFIALLLNDLLDSSYWGFGIVTLFYLILLVILIVGLDKKVFQGMADKAFRNTIYKADESEQTI from the coding sequence ATGGCAGAAGACAAAAGCAAAACAGATAGCATCATTGGTAACCTAATGGGGTACATAGACACCCGCCTGGACCTGATAAAACTTGATTTACAGATTAAACTGAAAAGCATTTTTGTAAGCACTATCCATGGGGTACTGCTGGGGTTGGTAGGTGTGATGGTGCTGCTTTTTCTGAACGTGTTTATTGCCCTCTTATTGAATGACCTGCTGGATAGTTCCTACTGGGGCTTCGGGATTGTCACGTTATTTTACCTTATCTTGCTGGTAATTTTAATAGTGGGCCTAGACAAGAAAGTATTCCAGGGCATGGCCGACAAAGCCTTCCGGAACACCATCTACAAAGCAGACGAATCTGAACAAACGATCTAA
- a CDS encoding geranylgeranylglyceryl/heptaprenylglyceryl phosphate synthase, translated as MITSYSQTNLRMPTNRRSYKPFSDLLTPATANRPKRLAVLLDPDHLTIARCQEVLALSHRHEVDYFFIGGSLISNPDQASLVGYLKQNSSIPVILFPSSGLYIDPQADGMLLLSLISGRNPDFLIGQHVASAPLLKSSGLALYPTGYMLIDSGRQTTASYMSGTTPIPHDKPSIAACTALAGEMLGLQYIFLDGGSGAMYPVSAAMIQAVRQMVSVPILVGGGVNTPEKAEAAWKAGADVLVVGNHIEKAPQFIAEVSEVKLRFNVALPQEQA; from the coding sequence TTGATTACCAGTTACAGCCAGACCAACCTACGGATGCCCACCAACCGACGCAGCTATAAGCCTTTTTCAGATTTACTTACCCCAGCCACCGCTAACCGCCCCAAACGGTTAGCGGTTCTGTTGGACCCAGACCACCTCACCATTGCCCGCTGCCAGGAAGTCCTGGCCTTGAGCCACCGGCATGAGGTGGACTATTTCTTTATTGGCGGCAGCCTGATCTCCAACCCAGACCAAGCCTCATTGGTAGGGTACCTCAAGCAGAACAGCAGCATTCCGGTGATCCTTTTCCCCAGCAGCGGCCTCTACATAGACCCGCAGGCCGACGGCATGCTTTTGCTTTCCCTTATCTCGGGCCGCAACCCAGATTTCCTCATAGGCCAGCACGTGGCCTCGGCGCCTTTATTGAAGTCCAGCGGCCTGGCCCTGTACCCCACCGGCTACATGCTTATTGACTCTGGCCGGCAAACCACCGCCTCTTACATGAGCGGTACCACCCCTATCCCCCATGACAAGCCTTCTATTGCCGCCTGCACCGCGCTGGCTGGTGAGATGCTGGGCCTGCAGTATATCTTTTTGGACGGTGGCAGCGGCGCCATGTACCCGGTGAGCGCAGCCATGATCCAGGCCGTGCGGCAGATGGTCTCTGTTCCTATTCTGGTAGGCGGCGGCGTGAACACCCCTGAGAAAGCAGAAGCCGCCTGGAAAGCCGGCGCCGACGTGCTGGTGGTAGGCAACCACATTGAAAAGGCCCCGCAGTTCATTGCCGAGGTAAGCGAAGTGAAACTACGGTTCAACGTGGCCCTGCCGCAGGAACAAGCCTAA
- the rnk gene encoding nucleoside diphosphate kinase regulator, which produces MNSVFLTEQDYERLHLLVQAQRSVGPAALVEGLCKELRTATLLPAKQVPVDVVTMNSQVRLREKKSGTVMDLTLVYPKNADVTTRKISVLAPVGFAILGRQVGQEVECPAPRGTLRYQIEQVIYQPEAAGDFNL; this is translated from the coding sequence ATGAACTCCGTTTTTTTAACCGAGCAGGACTATGAACGTCTTCATTTATTGGTACAGGCCCAGCGGTCTGTAGGCCCCGCCGCCCTGGTAGAGGGCCTTTGCAAAGAATTGCGCACCGCCACCCTTCTCCCGGCCAAGCAAGTGCCGGTAGACGTGGTCACCATGAACTCGCAGGTGCGCCTGCGCGAAAAGAAGAGCGGCACCGTCATGGACCTCACCCTGGTATACCCTAAGAACGCAGACGTGACTACCCGCAAAATCTCTGTACTGGCGCCCGTGGGCTTCGCCATACTGGGCCGGCAGGTAGGCCAGGAAGTGGAATGCCCCGCCCCCCGCGGCACCCTGCGCTACCAGATTGAACAGGTGATCTACCAACCGGAAGCCGCCGGCGATTTTAACCTATAG
- a CDS encoding helix-turn-helix domain-containing protein: MEDYNKIIESLKVRYIKAKNLVLQQPLTVRNYYDVGNNLILVHNGIIAFGDDKQVAEEGQILFIPGGRSTKLYYGDTESRVISNDDYITTKDKFFKSNTDLDAIGEADDSHSFVSFEAKVFDSVNFFTSLEVPAFVITSNKLATLVIKIVEESMQDLPGKERIISLYTEQLVVELIRYILKNKMFVEQLATNSTYFKDPRLIDLFNYIKENLGGDLSNKVLSNVANVSEDYVGQYFKMLTGINPQDYIEYQRMERAVFLLRTTKKSIREIGKDVGYKDTAYFCRRFKMMFGIPAGKMRRRESSMNV; encoded by the coding sequence ATGGAAGATTACAATAAAATTATTGAGTCACTAAAAGTGCGCTACATCAAGGCTAAAAACCTGGTATTACAGCAGCCCCTCACTGTTCGTAATTACTATGATGTAGGTAATAACCTTATATTAGTGCACAATGGCATTATTGCCTTTGGTGATGACAAGCAAGTAGCGGAAGAAGGGCAGATCCTTTTCATTCCGGGTGGGCGTAGCACAAAACTATATTACGGTGATACAGAAAGCCGGGTAATATCCAATGATGACTACATCACCACCAAAGACAAGTTCTTCAAAAGCAACACAGATCTGGACGCCATCGGCGAAGCCGATGACAGCCACAGCTTTGTAAGCTTTGAGGCCAAGGTGTTTGACTCTGTGAACTTCTTTACCTCGCTTGAGGTGCCGGCGTTTGTGATTACCAGCAACAAGCTGGCCACGCTGGTGATCAAGATTGTAGAGGAGAGCATGCAGGACCTGCCGGGCAAGGAGCGTATCATCAGCCTGTACACGGAGCAATTGGTGGTGGAGCTGATCCGCTATATCCTGAAGAACAAAATGTTTGTGGAGCAGTTGGCTACCAACAGCACCTACTTCAAGGATCCGCGCCTCATTGACCTGTTCAACTACATCAAGGAGAACCTGGGCGGAGACCTGTCTAACAAAGTGCTCAGCAACGTGGCCAACGTGTCTGAAGACTATGTAGGGCAGTACTTCAAAATGCTGACCGGTATCAACCCACAGGATTACATTGAATACCAGCGCATGGAGCGGGCCGTATTCTTGCTGCGCACCACCAAGAAAAGCATCAGGGAGATTGGCAAAGACGTAGGCTACAAAGACACCGCCTATTTCTGCCGTCGTTTCAAGATGATGTTCGGGATTCCGGCCGGTAAAATGCGCCGCCGCGAGTCTTCTATGAACGTGTAA
- a CDS encoding acyl-CoA dehydrogenase translates to MDFKLTEEHLAVQEAARDFAQTELLPGVIERDEHQKFPAEQIKKMGELGFMGMMVDPKYGGGGMDTVSYVLAMEEISKVDASASVVMSVNNSLVCWGIEKFGNEEQKQKYLPKLTSGEIIGAFCLSEPEAGSDATMQRTTAEDKGDHYLLNGTKNWITNGSTASVYLVIAQTNPELRHRGINALIVEKGMPGFEIGPKENKLGIRGSDTHSLMFTDVKVPKENRIGEDGFGFKFAMATLNGGRIGIASQALGIASGAYELALKYSKERKAFGVPISQHQGIQFKLADMATNIDAARLLCLQAAADKDGHRDYSKSGAMAKLFSSKVAMDTTIEAVQIHGGYGFVKEYHVERLMRDAKITQIYEGTSEIQKIVISREILK, encoded by the coding sequence ATGGACTTTAAATTAACAGAAGAACATTTAGCCGTACAAGAGGCTGCCCGCGATTTCGCCCAGACCGAATTGCTCCCCGGCGTTATTGAGCGTGATGAGCACCAGAAATTCCCAGCAGAGCAGATCAAGAAGATGGGCGAGCTGGGTTTCATGGGCATGATGGTAGACCCCAAATACGGCGGCGGCGGAATGGATACCGTGTCTTACGTGCTGGCCATGGAGGAAATCTCCAAAGTAGACGCCTCTGCCTCTGTGGTCATGTCAGTGAACAACTCTTTGGTGTGCTGGGGGATTGAGAAGTTCGGTAACGAAGAGCAGAAGCAAAAGTACCTGCCTAAACTTACCTCCGGTGAAATCATAGGCGCCTTCTGCCTGTCTGAGCCAGAGGCCGGGTCAGATGCCACCATGCAGCGCACCACCGCCGAAGACAAAGGCGACCATTACCTGCTCAATGGTACCAAGAACTGGATCACTAACGGCAGTACCGCTTCTGTGTACCTGGTGATTGCCCAAACCAACCCAGAGCTTCGCCACCGCGGCATCAATGCTCTTATTGTGGAGAAAGGCATGCCAGGCTTTGAGATAGGCCCTAAGGAGAACAAACTGGGCATTAGAGGCTCAGACACGCACTCCTTGATGTTCACAGACGTGAAGGTGCCCAAAGAGAACCGCATTGGCGAAGACGGCTTCGGGTTTAAGTTTGCTATGGCTACGCTTAACGGCGGCCGTATTGGCATTGCCTCACAGGCGCTGGGCATCGCCTCTGGCGCGTATGAACTGGCCTTGAAGTATTCTAAGGAGCGGAAAGCCTTTGGCGTTCCCATTTCCCAACATCAAGGAATCCAATTTAAGTTGGCCGATATGGCTACCAACATAGATGCCGCCCGTTTGCTGTGCCTGCAGGCCGCTGCCGACAAGGACGGACACCGGGATTATTCAAAATCTGGGGCCATGGCCAAGCTGTTTTCCTCTAAGGTAGCCATGGACACTACCATTGAAGCTGTGCAGATACACGGCGGGTACGGGTTTGTGAAAGAATACCATGTGGAGCGACTCATGCGCGATGCAAAAATCACCCAAATCTACGAGGGAACCTCAGAAATTCAGAAAATAGTAATCTCACGGGAGATATTAAAATAG
- a CDS encoding zinc metallopeptidase: MGGIWIIMIAMMLISALVSWTLKSKFEKYSKLGLHSGLSGREVAEMMLADNGITDVRVISTAGRLTDHYNPADKTVNLSESVYESRSAAAAAVAAHECGHAVQHAKAYTFLKFRSAMVPALSVASRYMQWILLLGVIMIQSTPIPLAIGVALFALTTLFSFITLPVEFDASKRALAWMDTRGVVTTQEHAMAKDALKWAAMTYVVAAIGSLATLLYYASMLLGRRD, translated from the coding sequence ATGGGTGGTATCTGGATTATAATGATTGCAATGATGCTGATCTCTGCACTGGTCAGCTGGACATTGAAAAGTAAGTTTGAGAAATACTCCAAACTGGGGCTCCACTCTGGCCTGAGCGGGCGCGAGGTAGCGGAAATGATGCTGGCTGACAACGGCATCACAGACGTACGCGTGATCTCCACCGCCGGTAGACTCACTGACCATTACAACCCGGCAGACAAGACCGTGAACCTGAGTGAGAGCGTGTATGAAAGCCGGAGCGCCGCTGCGGCCGCGGTAGCGGCCCACGAATGCGGGCACGCCGTGCAGCACGCCAAAGCCTATACGTTCCTGAAGTTCCGGTCGGCAATGGTGCCGGCCCTGAGCGTGGCCAGCCGCTACATGCAATGGATTCTGTTGCTGGGCGTGATCATGATTCAGTCAACGCCTATTCCGCTGGCCATTGGGGTGGCGCTGTTCGCGTTAACCACGCTGTTCAGTTTCATTACCCTGCCGGTGGAGTTTGACGCCAGTAAGCGCGCCCTGGCCTGGATGGATACCAGAGGCGTGGTGACTACCCAGGAACACGCTATGGCCAAAGACGCCCTCAAATGGGCCGCCATGACCTACGTGGTGGCCGCCATTGGCTCGCTGGCTACCTTGCTCTATTACGCCTCCATGTTATTGGGGCGCCGGGACTAG
- the rfaE2 gene encoding D-glycero-beta-D-manno-heptose 1-phosphate adenylyltransferase, whose product MSMLPSQEKIFTLPQLLTKVGEWQAQGQKVVFTNGCFDIVHIGHVDYLERARLLGDKLVVGLNTDQSVSRIKGPSRPLQDEMSRIRVMASFWFVDAVVLFDQETPLELIKAVQPDILVKGDDYTLENIVGHDVVLAKGGTVKTIPLVKGYSTSQVVAKILGDQHS is encoded by the coding sequence ATGTCTATGCTTCCGTCTCAGGAGAAAATCTTTACGCTTCCGCAGCTTTTAACTAAGGTGGGGGAGTGGCAGGCGCAGGGCCAGAAAGTTGTGTTCACCAACGGGTGCTTTGATATTGTGCACATAGGGCACGTAGATTACCTGGAGCGGGCCCGGCTGCTGGGCGATAAACTGGTGGTGGGCCTGAATACCGACCAATCTGTCAGTAGGATAAAAGGGCCTTCCAGACCATTACAGGACGAAATGTCACGTATAAGGGTTATGGCATCCTTTTGGTTTGTAGATGCCGTAGTGTTGTTTGACCAGGAAACCCCTCTGGAGCTAATCAAGGCGGTGCAACCGGATATTCTGGTGAAAGGCGATGACTATACCTTGGAGAACATTGTGGGGCATGACGTTGTTTTAGCCAAAGGAGGCACCGTAAAGACCATTCCGCTGGTGAAGGGATATTCCACGTCACAGGTGGTGGCCAAGATCCTGGGCGACCAACACAGTTAA
- a CDS encoding lysylphosphatidylglycerol synthase transmembrane domain-containing protein → MKKIVNVLKYLLLLAISIFLMAYALRSINFEAVKAELAQANYLWIGVTLALSVAGYVSRAIRWRMQFGPLGYKPRLWATYHALMVGYLANIVLPRAGEVMRCTFLKRSEDVPVNESLGTVVTERVLDLVMLFLCMGFALLLEFDRLHRFFLDIFSERYLSLQQNLQTLYILATITIIAASITGWVIYKNIEKLRHRRIFRKVGEFVRGLWLGIFSIKDIEHKGWFIFHTLFIWLTYFLTSYLAFFALPGTAGLSWQAGVGILVVGGLGMSAPVQGGIGVYHILVRTALLLYAVPINTGMAYALVTHTTGAILVVVMGGFSLMASLTQSRARAARQVA, encoded by the coding sequence ATGAAGAAGATCGTCAACGTACTCAAGTATTTGCTTCTGCTGGCGATCTCCATCTTCCTGATGGCTTACGCCCTGCGCAGCATCAACTTTGAGGCGGTGAAAGCAGAACTGGCGCAAGCCAATTACCTCTGGATTGGGGTTACGCTAGCCTTGTCGGTGGCGGGCTATGTAAGCCGGGCCATCAGGTGGCGCATGCAATTCGGGCCGTTGGGCTACAAGCCCCGGCTTTGGGCCACCTACCATGCCCTGATGGTGGGGTACCTGGCCAATATAGTATTGCCAAGGGCCGGCGAGGTGATGCGATGCACATTTCTCAAGCGATCAGAAGACGTGCCTGTGAACGAGTCCCTGGGTACGGTGGTCACCGAGCGCGTGCTGGATTTGGTGATGCTCTTCTTGTGCATGGGGTTTGCGCTCCTGCTGGAGTTTGACCGGCTGCACCGTTTCTTCCTGGACATCTTCTCAGAAAGGTACCTGAGCCTGCAGCAGAACCTGCAGACGCTGTATATCCTGGCTACTATTACCATCATAGCCGCCTCCATCACCGGCTGGGTCATCTATAAGAACATTGAGAAGCTGCGGCACCGCAGAATCTTCAGGAAGGTAGGCGAGTTTGTGCGCGGACTTTGGCTGGGTATCTTCAGTATTAAGGATATAGAGCATAAAGGCTGGTTTATCTTCCATACGCTGTTCATCTGGCTTACCTATTTTCTGACCAGTTACCTGGCGTTCTTCGCGCTACCGGGCACGGCGGGTCTTAGCTGGCAAGCCGGAGTGGGTATTCTGGTGGTGGGCGGCCTGGGCATGTCTGCCCCGGTGCAGGGCGGTATTGGGGTGTACCACATTCTGGTAAGGACCGCTCTGTTGCTTTACGCCGTTCCCATAAACACCGGCATGGCCTATGCCTTGGTGACCCATACCACCGGCGCCATTCTGGTGGTGGTGATGGGCGGGTTCAGCCTGATGGCCAGCCTTACCCAATCCAGGGCCCGGGCGGCCCGGCAGGTAGCCTAG
- the panD gene encoding aspartate 1-decarboxylase, giving the protein MQIEVLKSKIHRAKVTQAELHYVGSITIDEDLMDAANMVPHEKVTIVNVNNGERFETYIIKGERGSGMICLNGPAARRVQVGDVIIIISYALINFADARSHEPTVIFPDQHNRLV; this is encoded by the coding sequence ATGCAGATTGAAGTTCTTAAATCCAAAATACACCGGGCTAAGGTAACCCAGGCCGAATTACATTACGTGGGCAGCATTACCATTGATGAAGATCTGATGGATGCCGCCAACATGGTGCCGCATGAGAAGGTAACCATTGTGAATGTGAACAACGGTGAACGCTTTGAAACCTACATTATCAAAGGCGAGCGTGGTAGCGGCATGATCTGCCTTAACGGCCCGGCGGCCCGCCGGGTGCAGGTAGGCGACGTGATCATCATTATCTCCTATGCCCTCATCAACTTTGCAGATGCCCGGTCCCATGAGCCCACGGTCATTTTCCCGGACCAGCATAACCGCTTAGTTTAA
- the panC gene encoding pantoate--beta-alanine ligase — MLQFSSLVEIRNHTEALRRQGLSIGFVPTMGALHEGHLSLIRAAKSQNDVVVCSVFVNPAQFNNPDDYRLYPRLLEKDGQMLAQEGCDVLFAPLAEEMYKHKAKLTFDFGDLERVMEGAHRPGHFNGVATVVSKLFHLVAPHQAFFGQKDLQQFAIIQQLVLDLNFDLELVCYPIIREEDGLAMSSRNRRLSPEQRAVAPRLYQALQVLEEKLATQPVAQAKEETEAFLAAFPEIRVEYLEVVDAQSLQPVEQVEESEKVALCLAAFLGEVRLIDNILL; from the coding sequence ATGTTGCAGTTCTCCTCTCTGGTAGAAATCAGAAATCATACTGAAGCCCTTCGCCGGCAGGGGCTCTCCATTGGCTTTGTGCCCACCATGGGCGCCTTGCATGAAGGGCACCTTTCCTTGATCAGGGCAGCCAAAAGCCAGAATGATGTGGTGGTCTGCAGCGTCTTTGTGAACCCCGCCCAATTCAACAACCCAGACGACTACCGCCTGTACCCGCGCCTACTGGAAAAAGACGGCCAGATGCTGGCCCAGGAAGGCTGTGACGTGCTGTTTGCACCCTTAGCCGAAGAGATGTACAAGCACAAGGCCAAGCTCACGTTTGACTTCGGGGACCTGGAGCGGGTCATGGAAGGGGCGCACCGGCCGGGCCACTTCAATGGGGTGGCTACCGTGGTGAGCAAGCTGTTCCATTTGGTGGCGCCGCACCAGGCGTTTTTCGGGCAGAAGGACCTGCAACAGTTTGCCATCATCCAGCAGTTGGTGTTAGACCTGAACTTTGATTTGGAATTGGTGTGCTACCCTATTATCAGGGAGGAAGACGGCCTGGCCATGTCGTCCAGGAACCGGCGGCTTAGCCCAGAACAACGGGCCGTGGCGCCCAGGCTATACCAGGCCTTACAGGTACTGGAGGAGAAACTGGCCACCCAGCCGGTAGCGCAGGCAAAGGAAGAGACAGAGGCGTTTTTGGCAGCTTTCCCGGAAATCAGGGTAGAATACCTGGAGGTGGTAGACGCCCAGAGCCTGCAGCCCGTGGAGCAAGTAGAGGAATCTGAGAAGGTGGCGCTCTGCTTGGCCGCGTTCTTAGGCGAGGTGCGGCTCATTGACAATATCCTGCTTTAA
- a CDS encoding glycogen/starch synthase, translating to MSKLRILYAATEIDPFLQTTKVAEFLRMLPQAMQERGMEVRIFVPRFGLINERKNRLHEVVRLSGINIAVGEEEKPLIIKVASIPNAKLQVYFIDNEDYFHRKSVLVDKDNKFHADNDERAIFFCKGVLETVKKLGWAPDIVHCNDWMTSLMPLYLKTTYKNDPIFKAAKSVFSVYNSEFTHKFEGDLLEKAKMLDIEDEMLANLRAGDFGAFIKMGMQYADTVIKSNEDFSDNMNAMFTEYNNTKQINTISTDENTLDSYFNFYNELAN from the coding sequence ATGTCCAAATTGAGAATCTTATACGCGGCCACCGAGATTGATCCCTTTTTGCAAACTACAAAAGTAGCGGAATTCCTGAGGATGTTGCCACAAGCGATGCAAGAGCGTGGGATGGAGGTTCGTATTTTTGTGCCCCGCTTTGGGTTGATCAACGAACGCAAGAACAGATTACATGAGGTTGTTCGTCTGTCTGGTATCAATATTGCCGTGGGCGAAGAAGAGAAACCCCTGATTATCAAGGTGGCCTCTATTCCTAATGCCAAGCTACAGGTTTATTTTATTGACAACGAAGACTATTTCCACCGCAAGTCCGTTTTGGTGGACAAAGACAATAAATTCCATGCAGATAATGATGAGCGTGCCATCTTCTTCTGCAAGGGCGTGCTGGAGACAGTGAAAAAATTAGGTTGGGCCCCGGACATTGTACATTGCAATGACTGGATGACAAGCTTAATGCCTTTGTATTTGAAGACCACTTACAAAAATGATCCTATCTTTAAGGCCGCAAAGTCGGTTTTCTCGGTTTATAACAGTGAGTTCACCCACAAGTTTGAGGGAGACCTTTTAGAGAAAGCCAAAATGCTGGATATTGAAGATGAGATGTTGGCTAACCTGCGGGCTGGCGACTTTGGCGCCTTCATTAAGATGGGAATGCAGTATGCAGATACCGTGATCAAATCTAATGAGGACTTCAGTGACAACATGAACGCTATGTTCACGGAGTACAACAACACCAAGCAGATCAACACCATCAGCACAGACGAAAACACCTTAGATTCTTACTTCAATTTCTATAATGAACTTGCGAATTAG